From the Leptolyngbya sp. O-77 genome, one window contains:
- the clpS gene encoding ATP-dependent Clp protease adapter ClpS, translating into MAVETIEQRSTSRKLAPRYRVLLHNDDFNSMEYVVQTLMKTVPNLTVPQAINIMMEAHTNGVALVITCAQEHAEFYCETLKSHGLTSTIEPDE; encoded by the coding sequence GTGGCTGTCGAGACTATTGAACAGCGTTCAACCTCCCGCAAGCTAGCTCCCCGCTATCGCGTGTTGCTGCACAACGACGATTTCAACTCGATGGAATACGTCGTTCAAACGCTGATGAAAACTGTGCCCAACCTTACGGTTCCGCAGGCCATCAACATCATGATGGAAGCGCACACCAACGGCGTTGCGCTTGTGATCACCTGCGCTCAAGAACATGCTGAGTTTTACTGCGAAACGCTGAAAAGCCACGGGCTGACCAGCACAATCGAGCCAGATGAATAG
- a CDS encoding STAS domain-containing protein, translating to MQTLLSESLLSEFSPVGSASTTVVEPVGALNASNAALFQRQLATLLASDCSSVLVDLSQVETLDSAGLMVLISAQTAAHQHQKRFGICGVSPSIRIIFEVTQLDRAFTLFESRADYEVSLAS from the coding sequence ATGCAAACCTTACTATCAGAATCTCTGCTCTCTGAATTTTCGCCAGTCGGTTCTGCTTCAACAACGGTTGTAGAACCTGTGGGGGCACTCAATGCCTCAAACGCAGCCCTGTTTCAACGACAGTTGGCAACGCTTCTTGCGTCAGATTGTTCGTCCGTGCTGGTCGATCTTAGCCAGGTAGAAACGCTTGACAGCGCGGGGCTAATGGTGCTGATTTCGGCACAAACCGCCGCTCACCAGCACCAAAAGCGATTTGGCATCTGCGGCGTTTCGCCCTCTATCCGCATCATCTTTGAAGTGACACAGCTCGACCGGGCATTTACCCTGTTCGAGAGCCGGGCTGACTACGAAGTGTCTCTCGCATCTTGA
- a CDS encoding TIGR03960 family B12-binding radical SAM protein translates to MAIALEQLLTPDIARPARYLGNELGAVHKPWLDADIRWVLTYPEVYEVGASNLGHIISLQHSHAQPRQLCDRAYLPGPDLTAKLKESSTPLFAVESHRSLSDFDILGFSLSYELGATNILEMLSLAQIPLTWRERQQSGVWSVEQGSFPLIFAGGQTATSNPEPYADFFDFIALGDGEELLPEIGLVLQEGKAQGLSREELLLDLAQVPGVYVPQFYEMAVDGAVRPLRSDVPERVLRRVAAPMPAYSIGLVPYVETVHDRLVVEIRRGCTRGCRFCQPGMLTRPARDVAPEQVIETIEQGMRATGYNEFSLLSLSCSDYLALPAVGLEIKNRLKDENISLSLPSQRVDRFDENIANIIGGTRKGGLTFAPEAGTQRLRDIINKGLTNEELLRGVKTAYEQGWDRVKLYFMIGLPGETDADVLGIAETMRWLQRECRLKGRKPLSFNVTISNFTPKPHTPFQWHSVSTAEFERKQRLLQQEFRTIRGLKANFTDVRISAMEDFVGRGDRRLGAVVRRAWELGAREDSWWESLERAFAAWTEAIAEAGLTWKYRQVESGEWNLFGQPSPASDCPTPDYSAPLPWDHIDTGISKTWLQEDLHRALAAATVPDCSFDGCSHCGVCGADFGHNVVVPPLPIPQFQHHFTPETCRAQRLRVRYGKLGSMALIGHLDLLRLFDRAIRRAALPIAYTGGFHPSPRIMVASALPLGSTSTGEAVDFDLTTVIDPAEFVERLAAQLPPEIPLYGVEAIAPDGPTATQQLDQAEYTLAIALSDEAAPPLSPQQPAQWVESILAASELWYDQTTKSGNVQKINLRDRLSRLSLISADALPDAIAAALAAVDPDRAIALRYVGSYRNDGTLLRPEHVVYLLEQASQQPLQLLHSHRDRLIF, encoded by the coding sequence GTGGCGATCGCCCTTGAGCAACTGCTCACCCCCGACATTGCCCGTCCTGCACGATATCTGGGCAATGAGCTAGGGGCTGTTCACAAGCCCTGGTTGGATGCAGACATCCGCTGGGTTTTGACCTATCCCGAAGTGTATGAGGTCGGCGCGTCTAACCTGGGGCACATTATTTCTCTACAGCATTCTCACGCGCAGCCTCGACAACTGTGCGATCGCGCCTATTTGCCCGGCCCTGACCTGACCGCCAAACTCAAAGAATCTAGCACGCCGCTATTTGCCGTCGAGTCTCACCGTTCCCTCAGCGATTTCGACATTCTCGGCTTCAGCCTCAGCTACGAGCTAGGTGCGACCAATATTTTGGAAATGCTGAGCCTGGCCCAGATTCCGCTCACCTGGCGGGAGCGGCAGCAGTCTGGAGTCTGGAGTGTCGAACAGGGGAGCTTTCCACTGATTTTTGCGGGTGGGCAAACGGCTACGTCTAATCCCGAACCCTACGCCGACTTTTTCGACTTTATTGCCCTGGGCGACGGCGAGGAACTGCTGCCCGAAATTGGACTGGTGCTGCAAGAGGGCAAGGCGCAAGGACTGAGCCGTGAGGAACTATTGCTGGATCTGGCGCAGGTTCCGGGCGTGTATGTGCCTCAGTTTTATGAAATGGCGGTGGATGGGGCCGTGCGTCCCCTGCGGTCAGACGTGCCAGAACGGGTACTGCGCCGCGTCGCTGCCCCCATGCCTGCCTACTCTATTGGGCTGGTTCCCTACGTGGAAACCGTCCACGATCGCCTGGTGGTCGAAATTCGCCGGGGCTGCACGCGGGGCTGTCGCTTTTGCCAGCCGGGAATGCTGACCCGCCCCGCACGAGACGTTGCGCCAGAGCAGGTGATCGAAACCATCGAGCAGGGGATGCGGGCGACGGGCTACAACGAATTTTCGCTATTGTCGCTCAGCTGCTCCGACTATCTGGCGCTGCCTGCGGTGGGGCTGGAAATCAAAAATCGCCTGAAGGACGAAAATATTTCCCTCAGCCTGCCCAGCCAGCGGGTCGATCGCTTTGACGAAAATATTGCCAACATCATCGGCGGCACGCGCAAGGGTGGGCTGACCTTTGCGCCAGAGGCGGGCACGCAGCGGCTGCGTGACATTATCAACAAAGGCTTGACCAACGAGGAACTGCTGCGGGGTGTGAAAACTGCCTATGAGCAGGGCTGGGATCGGGTCAAACTCTATTTCATGATTGGGCTGCCGGGAGAGACGGATGCCGACGTGTTGGGCATTGCCGAAACGATGCGGTGGCTCCAGCGGGAATGTCGGCTGAAGGGGCGCAAGCCGCTGAGCTTTAATGTGACGATTTCCAACTTTACGCCCAAGCCCCACACGCCGTTTCAGTGGCATTCGGTGTCTACGGCAGAGTTTGAGCGCAAGCAAAGGCTGTTGCAGCAGGAATTTCGCACGATTCGCGGACTCAAGGCGAATTTTACCGATGTGCGGATCTCGGCAATGGAAGATTTTGTCGGGCGGGGCGATCGCCGCTTGGGAGCCGTCGTGCGGCGCGCCTGGGAACTGGGGGCCCGCGAAGATTCCTGGTGGGAGAGCCTGGAGCGCGCTTTTGCGGCCTGGACGGAGGCGATCGCCGAAGCCGGCCTTACCTGGAAATATCGCCAAGTCGAAAGCGGCGAGTGGAACCTGTTTGGCCAGCCGTCCCCCGCATCCGATTGCCCCACGCCGGACTACAGCGCCCCCCTGCCCTGGGATCACATCGACACAGGCATCAGCAAAACCTGGCTCCAGGAAGACCTGCACCGCGCCCTGGCAGCCGCCACGGTTCCTGACTGCTCCTTCGACGGCTGCTCCCACTGTGGCGTGTGCGGGGCAGACTTTGGACACAACGTGGTCGTGCCGCCGCTACCCATTCCCCAGTTCCAGCATCACTTTACGCCCGAAACCTGCCGTGCCCAGCGGCTACGGGTGCGCTATGGCAAGCTGGGCAGCATGGCGCTGATTGGTCATTTAGATTTGTTGCGCTTGTTTGACCGAGCCATTCGCCGCGCCGCGCTGCCCATCGCCTACACGGGCGGCTTTCACCCCAGCCCCCGCATCATGGTCGCTAGCGCCCTGCCGCTTGGCTCCACCAGCACGGGCGAAGCGGTGGATTTCGATCTAACCACGGTGATAGACCCTGCCGAGTTTGTGGAAAGACTTGCGGCCCAACTGCCTCCCGAAATACCACTGTATGGCGTGGAGGCGATCGCCCCCGACGGCCCCACCGCCACCCAGCAGCTCGACCAGGCAGAATACACCCTGGCGATCGCCCTCTCCGACGAAGCAGCCCCGCCGCTCTCGCCCCAGCAGCCCGCCCAGTGGGTGGAGTCGATCCTCGCCGCCAGCGAACTCTGGTACGACCAGACCACCAAATCGGGCAACGTGCAGAAAATCAATTTGCGCGATCGCCTCAGCAGACTGTCCCTGATTTCTGCCGATGCGCTGCCGGACGCTATCGCCGCAGCCCTGGCAGCCGTTGACCCCGACCGGGCGATCGCCCTGCGCTACGTCGGCAGCTATCGCAACGACGGCACGCTGCTCCGCCCAGAACACGTCGTCTACCTGCTAGAACAGGCCAGCCAGCAGCCCCTGCAACTGCTCCACAGTCACCGCGATCGCCTGATCTTTTAG